Part of the Candidozyma auris chromosome 4, complete sequence genome, ACTTAGAGAATCCCGTTGATCTTACTTTTGGCTTGAAATACCTCAACGATATCATCAAAGCCACTGCGCTCTCTGGTACAATCACTATCAAATTAGCAGATAAAACTCCAGCTTTGTTTGAGTACAAATTAGATGCTGGCGGCTACTTGAGATTTTACCTAGCACCtaaatttgatgaggatgattAATAAGCTTTACAATTTAATCTTAATGACCTATCTTATGTAGATAGTCTTCTACAAGATTCTTGCTATGCAATAGTGGTAAAGCTTGCAGATATTATATAATGTTTAGTTGAAGCCCTGTTTGATTGTGTTCCTCTCCGTACTTTTATAGCCCCGCTTAACATAGCTTATACATAAGGAATTCTCAATTCATAAAACTTTATAGTGTTATTACAAAGTAACCTTCGACCTTATACAATAGGATTGTTGTTTGGAGAAAGCATTCACTCAATTTATTTGGTTGCTAAGTCATCTATACCGAGTTGAGCAAATGCTTCGCTGCAAGTTGTGCATCAATATGGAACACAACATAACAGGCAATGCGCACTAGGGTCCACCGTGATTTGAAGTGCTGGATACTGCCAATCAAGCGGAAGAGACTTTCAAATATAACAACTTGAGAATTCTTACAAATAGCTATATGGACGATTCCTGTCTGGAAAGTCAATATCTGTGTTGCCTTGTGTTCATCTTCTACTTACCAGCATTTCAGCAATcccttgttgatcttgtttAGTCTGAGCGTTCGACTCAAAACGCTTCCTGACACAAGCCAAATTGGCGGTCTTTCTGTTAACTAATATTGGTTTCATCCTCGAATACCTGACCAAGCCCACCGGTCTTGGGGATGTCTCAAATTTCTTCAGAATTAGAACATCAacccttcttctttaaaaTCCTCCCAGACATGAtacatcaccaacaatCTTCAGTGCTGTCAGCTTATGAGGCACAACCGACACAGCTGAAGTCTAACGTGGATGTTCTACAATCACTTTTGACAGAAGTACTAAATGTGGACGCTTTCAACCTCAattcatttcttctttcatttcttcGAAAAATCGACCATTCACTTCCCTTGGATGACTTTTATAATATTCTTTATAATCCAATGAGATTTGACGATTTGAGATCACTTCCTTCAATCGACAAGGTCGACAAGACATTTCCTTCCGACAGTTTCACAAGTACGATAAGCATAATTCAACGtgttcttgaagctttCCGGTCACCCGAATCTTATTCAACGCATGTCTCCTCCGGTCGAGAATCTGACATGAAATCCTCTAATGTGAACTTTCATGAACTCCTACGGTCGTTGTTGGCTATCAAGATTTTGGATCACTCATTGATAGAAGTGGATTCTAGTGATACCAAAGTAGAGTACCCTCCAATCCCAAGACTTGATATATACAAGGTTTACTATATTCTTTGCCAGAAGCTCATTCTCAAATATCCCACCTCATCAAACTCGACAAGTTTACAGCAAAAACTTATATTTGGGCAATCTAAATTGGGCAAACTAATAAAACTTGTGTATCCTAATTTGGTATCAAAGCGTCTCGGTCGTCGAGGCGAGTCAAGGTACAATTACCTCGGTGTCCGCTGGAATCAGGATGTTGTCGACAAAGAGATCACTAAGTTATGTGAAAGCGAACTATTCGAAATAGCAGAGATGTTCAAagtgctgaagaaaacCTCGGGCCTGGCACAAAGTAGGTCTTCAAGACATCAGCGTACACTTGAAGCTCGCTCTACTAAAAAGCGATACTCCACTGATTCTCTTCGACCCGAGAATCTTGAAGTTAAGGCCCAGGGAACATTTGTCGAGCCGCATcatttctttccaaaaggGGCCTTCACTCTGAAAGCATACCTTGATGAGAAGTTAAATGAGAATATTGAGAAAAACTGGTTCGCTGCCACATTAAAATTATCCTCTGACGCGCTTTTGTCTCTCGGCGTTCTGTCGGCAGAAATCAATGGTCTTATATTTGATGAAGGGAGTTCATCTGATACCGACGATCACCTCCTTCGAGGAGTCATTGATACATTAATACCAAAACTTTTGGGATCACCGGATCAGCCGCGAATCTATCTCCATTTGTACATGGTGATATCGCTCAACGTTTTTCCTCACTTGCTACTGCTCCGAAAGCCATTGCACACAGACAGTATCAAAAGGTTGTTTTCGAGGGTCACATATTTGATTCAAAATATGGAGACAGAAATGGTGTCCGTAGCGGGCGAAAAGATGAGACAACAAGACATACGAAACTTTCTTGGTATTCTTTCCCGCATGATACATCTTAATAAACTCCTTGCGGCCTTCTTTAAGGCAGATTTGCAAGCTTACATTTTGATGGAGATGCAAGAGGACATTGTAAGAATATTGAACGAAGGACTGAAAGACGGACCCAACGAAACACACAGACTAATTTCAGAGGCATGTATCAGTGTCACTCTTGCATGTCGCTACAAACCACAGTTTAGAGGCGTCCCTGTAAGAGAAAATATAAGAGAATTTCTTTCGGAATCCTGCCATATAATGGAAAAGATGGTAAGTGAAGATTTAGCTCAATTTGTTTCCAACATCATGGAATCTGGAGTTCCGCTGACCAGAGAGGACTCTCATGATGCATTGAAATTTCGCTTCTTGTTGGCCACACTCAAGCTTGTGGATGAGGGCATCCTCAATGAAAATATGAAGTCAAGATTTCCTGCTCAAGTGATAAGAGGATTTTATTCCAGAGTTACGATacaaattcttcaattcaCTTATCGAGCACATGCGTCTATGCTAGGAGGCAGAACCTTGAGTCCCGCCAATCCGACTTTCCGTTTGTGGTACGTATTAGAGAGTTTTATCCAAGAGTATCTTGACGTTTTGGCAGAGTTGAATAGTCTTCACCTAAAAACCATAGAATAGTGATTTAAGAATACCAACCTACTGATGAAACGAATACATCTGTGCTGataagaaggaagaaataCGAGAACGTACTCCCCACCGCAATTTTCTCAACTTTGGATTCAAACTATAaactttgctttttttttttttttttttatatatatatatatatgtataTATACTTTCTCTAGAGAACGTGTAATATGAGCGCATTGGCTCTTCATTCCTCTTCGCACTGAATGCTATACTCAGATGGAATCATGAAAGACATCAAATTCTATGTGCATCAACAAATAAAAGAGTACCAGCTAACGTCAAAGTCTAAAGGGTTCTTTCGACTTACTCCGCAGAATGAAGTTAGAATTTCCAAAAGGCTCCTAAAAAGGAAGTCTGATAAGACTTTGATTCACCTAATTAAGCAAAGAGATAATCTCAATAGAAAAATCTACGAGTTACTAGATGATGCTGCCAAACACGATAAACCGGATGAAATTACAGATATCCAAGAGGCCAAGGAATTTATCAGGAGACGTCTTTTGAGTCAAGAGGATGTGGTTACTCAACTACGAGCTTTGGCGTCAAGTCATAAGCAGTTTCAGGACGATGTTACGAAACAGAGAATACAATTAATTCGTGAACTAGAAATGGGGAAACCTGATTGCTCGGTTTCACTGACAAAATCCAATGCAAAGGATGGGGACACAAAGACTGATGTGAATCCAAACGAAAAGCTTCGAGAGTTTTATTTCAATGTATCTGACTCGCAAAGAAGGCTAGCTATAACATCAGAATCGTTACTTAGACAGTTGGGGGTGCCTTTTTTTGCTCTTGGAAGTGAAAACGCCCGCTTGGTGAACAACAAAGAATTacagaaacaaaaagaatctGTCTTGAACTTCATCCAGAGTATGTTGAAGTAAACCGTGAAAGCGTTTATTTTGTTCTTTAGCTATTTAGTTCTAATGGTGTAGTCTTCTCCGGATTGTGTAATATATCTCACCCAGGGGTATGACTGATACTGAAGTTTAGGCTCATTAATGCGCAAGTAACGCACTTGAATACCAGATGTTGTGAAGTACGGAATGGAAAAGTTAACTTTTATGGGTTTCTTCGCAACAATGCTTTCCGGATCACCAACTGCGGGAAGTCCAAGCTCTGCCTTCATGTGAAACTGTTTACCTCCGGGGAACGTTTTCAACTTCCACACCAAACAAGATTTCTCGGGTATCCACTTGATGCTTCCGTATTCCGGAGTGGACTTGGGGGTATCAGCGTCCTCAGGAATCGGTATGATAATCTCGACATTATTTGCAGtggatttcttttttatcTGTGCCTTCACTGAGCAAAGGATCTCTATGCGACTATGCTTGTGCACAACAAACTTACAGTTTACCAAAATCAATGGTTTTACCAAGAACTGAGCAGACAGTAATCGGTACGACATCACTGTGAACTCACCATCAGGTGGGATAAATGTGATGattctttcattttcaaaCTTCGACAACCGCACGCACTGATGGAACTTGATATCTTCCATTTCAATTTTCTTGTTATTTGAAGCTGACTCTGTCGCAGTGTCATCATGCATGCTGGAGGAAAAGATACCCTTGTCATTGAGACCGAGACGAAGGTCAGGCATACCACTCAATTTAGACTTCATTCTGATTTCACCTAGAATTTCACTGTTCAACACTTGCCCGCTCGCATTAATCAACATGTTTATTGATTCCACAACGTCCAAAAATGcttcattcttcttgtaaaATATGCCATCCTTTCTCCAACTAATGGCATTGGTAACCGCATTAGGCGGTTGGACAATTCTGGAGGGagtcttcttgatcaacttaTAATAATCTTGGGTAATATACTCCTTTAGGATCTTTGTGTCAGTGGTTTGAGGGACCCCAAAATCCATCATTTCATCCAAAAGCTCGTAGGTTATGACGAAGTTATCTCGAATGGATTCCTCCTCCAAACTTTTGAAATATTGTTGAAGCACCTCCACAACCCTCGAAAGAAACACCACAATAGCCATCACATTCTCATTTTTCCGAGTGAGACCACAGATATATAGGTTGTTATGGTTAATGAAAACATAGTTGATCCCCTTGCTATTGATGTAGGGTTTGTAAAGTGTTTCATCGTCACTTTGGAGCTCCAATAGCAAGAGAGGAAAATTTTCTATCGTATTAGCGGGAATATCACCTTTGTAATCCCTTGATAGCAAAGATTTGCCCTTGGCGTCAAGGAAATGGATTTGGGAGGCCATTGCACTACCAACTGATTCTGGCAGATCGTAATTAGCGTTGCAATGGAATGTCAACTTGAGAAAACACCCGTGCACCCTACTAAAGGTGTATGTCTCTTATACAGCACCACCACGTTATGATAAGATCCTAGAGTATACAGCGAAGGTCTCTTCTCCCAATACTCTAAGATAAAGAAAAATATACAATGATTTATTTCACAAAGACACTTCTTATAATAAGTTTGAACCTAACATCGAGCTCCTTTCCTACGACGCACCAATTGCGAGGTTTTGTCGTTAGCACCGAATCAACATATTTTCAGTAGGAGAAATAGGTAGGATCAAGCCAAGGGGATAAAGCTTGCTTTCAAAACGTATTGGAGTTCAAAACTTCTTTAGCAGAATAGGCGCGTCAAGCAGGCAGAAACAGTTTACGCGCTGGGGTTGCACCGGACACGAAGTGAAAATAAACGGGAAGGCACCTAAGCAGTTGCAAACCAGTTCAACTGGACCCATCCAACGTACGAGGAGCTAAATCTCCTGAGCCTACAATGATaagcagcagcctccaCTCTTGCATTGAAAAATCTGTTGATATGTTCAGGCTTTTATAAGCCAGCCTCAAAATACGTAAGGCTTGATCTGACGAAAAGTTGAACGGCGAGTTGCAGCCATATGAACAACATCCATCTACACATTCTCGATCTGTCTTTCATACCGGGTTCTCGTTAAGGGAGGGAATTCGCGATATGAGGGTGCGGCAGAGCGGTCCGAGCTGTTTGTCGGCAAGGAGAGTGGTGAATGTGCCCGCTAGAAACAGTCTAACCAAAACCCACCGCATTATGATTGGCACGCACTTTGGAACAGTGAATCAGAATCAGCCAAATTCTGTTTTGCTTGAGTTTCCACCGTGCCTTGAAGCACAGCCTTCCTCTTGGCAAAACTATGGCCAAGGTTTCTGAGGGCCAAGTGTGAGTCTTGCGCAATTTTCTCTCGGCCAGGCCACGGAACTTCTCTTAGTGAgataaaaataaaaaaaaaaaaaataataaatgagacaaaagaaagatagCAGCCCTTGTATGAGATTTCAAAGCCTGAATTATACTTGAGCTGGGCGTTAGCTCCCGAGTGCGGAATTTTTACCACTGATTCGTCTGTCAAATAGCAACCTTGCACCCGGTATTGTGGTTTTTGCCATGCTCCGCCGCTTCTTTTCTTATGGCGCCTTGGACGGGTATTTTTGCGGCTTTTGCAGGGCTTCGCGTATGGCTTAACACACTCACCCTGCACAAAATCCGCTTGTATTTATTTCCCCATATCTTATATAACAACATCCGATACCGCAGTCTCTCAGGCAATAGTTATTGaaatctttttttgtttttacCCTTTCGTCTTTCGTTTGAACTATGCTTTGGtccttttttcttcttccgctTCTCGTCCTTGCAGCTGACATCGAGCCTATCGTGGTGAAGGGTAACgcctttttcaagaaggatTCTGATGAAAGATTCTACATGAAAGGTGTTGCTTATCAGCCAGGTGGAACTTCCAACCTTTATGACCCGCTTTCTGACCCTGATGTCTGTAAGAGAGACatcaagtacttcaaggAGCTTGGAATCAACACTATCAGAGTGTATTCGATCGATAACACTGGGGATCACGAGGAATGTATGAAGGCGCTTGCCGACGCTGGGATTTATTTGCTCTTGGACACCAACATCCCTAAAGCGTCTATTGCTAGAGACGATGGTGCTAACTGCTCCTACAACACCATGTACTTGGAAGAGGTTTTTGCTACTGTCAAGTTGATGTCACAGTACGACAACACTTTGGGCTTTTTCGCTGCTAATGAGGTTATCAACGATGATGAATCCACTGCTGCAGCACGCCAAGTGAAGGCAGTTGTTCGTGATATCAAAACGTTCCAGAGAGCCAACGGCCTTCGTGAGATCCCAGTTGGCTACTCTGCGGCTGACGTGGCTGAAAACAGACTTCAGTCTGCGCAATACTTCAACTGTGGTGATGACGAAATGGCTCGTGTTGATATGTTTGGGTACAACGACTACTCTTGGTGTGGTGACTCTTCGTTTACTATTTCGGGCTACGACCAAAAGGTCAAGGAATACAGTAACTACTCCGTGCCTTTGTTTCTTTCAGAGTTTGGTTGCAACAAGGTAACGCCTCGGAAGTTTACCGAGATAGGGACAATATTTTCCGACAAGATGTCGCCTGTGTTCTCGGGTGGTCTTGTTTACGAATACTCACAGGAGAAAAACAACTACGGTTTGGTGAAAATCGGCAGTGACAATCTGTCTGTAACAGAGTTGGAAGACTTCGACTACCTTAAAGCCGAATTCTCATCTGTGTCAATGCCATCCGGTGATGGTGGATACCACACAGATTTGCCACATGCTGAGTGTCCTCCTGTCGACAGTAAATGGGAAGCTAGCGATGATATTCCTGACACCCCAAAAGGTGCCTTGAAGTATTTCCACGGTGCCGAGCCAACCGGTCACGGTTTCGATGCTAACACCCAATGGGCTTGTGTCGACGGGAACAACGACGTAGATGACTCCAGCGATTATAGCGGCGCCTCTGGATCTTATACTCCAAGCTCTCGCGCCTCCTCGTCATCTACCAAGGGGTCTAGTTCTTCCCAGTCAAGCTCCACTTCCAGCAAACGTAACGACGCGAATCAGATGAGCACACTTTCAGGATTTGCCTCTTTGGGTGCTTTCATTTTCGCTATTATTGTGTAAGTAAAGGGTCAATAAATTCTGTTTAGATT contains:
- the APM1 gene encoding Apm1p, translated to MASQIHFLDAKGKSLLSRDYKGDIPANTIENFPLLLLELQSDDETLYKPYINSKGINYVFINHNNLYICGLTRKNENVMAIVVFLSRVVEVLQQYFKSLEEESIRDNFVITYELLDEMMDFGVPQTTDTKILKEYITQDYYKLIKKTPSRIVQPPNAVTNAISWRKDGIFYKKNEAFLDVVESINMLINASGQVLNSEILGEIRMKSKLSGMPDLRLGLNDKGIFSSSMHDDTATESASNNKKIEMEDIKFHQCVRLSKFENERIITFIPPDGEFTVMSYRLSSAQFLVKPLILVNCKFVVHKHSRIEILCSVKAQIKKKSTANNVEIIIPIPEDADTPKSTPEYGSIKWIPEKSCLVWKLKTFPGGKQFHMKAELGLPAVGDPESIVAKKPIKVNFSIPYFTTSGIQVRYLRINEPKLQYQSYPWVRYITQSGEDYTIRTK
- the PGA4 gene encoding 1,3-beta-glucanosyltransferase, producing the protein MLWSFFLLPLLVLAADIEPIVVKGNAFFKKDSDERFYMKGVAYQPGGTSNLYDPLSDPDVCKRDIKYFKELGINTIRVYSIDNTGDHEECMKALADAGIYLLLDTNIPKASIARDDGANCSYNTMYLEEVFATVKLMSQYDNTLGFFAANEVINDDESTAAARQVKAVVRDIKTFQRANGLREIPVGYSAADVAENRLQSAQYFNCGDDEMARVDMFGYNDYSWCGDSSFTISGYDQKVKEYSNYSVPLFLSEFGCNKVTPRKFTEIGTIFSDKMSPVFSGGLVYEYSQEKNNYGLVKIGSDNSSVTELEDFDYLKAEFSSVSMPSGDGGYHTDLPHAECPPVDSKWEASDDIPDTPKGALKYFHGAEPTGHGFDANTQWACVDGNNDVDDSSDYSGASGSYTPSSRASSSSTKGSSSSQSSSTSSKRNDANQMSTLSGFASLGAFIFAIIV
- the RFX2 gene encoding Rfx2p yields the protein MIHHQQSSVSSAYEAQPTQSKSNVDVLQSLLTEVLNVDAFNLNSFLLSFLRKIDHSLPLDDFYNILYNPMRFDDLRSLPSIDKVDKTFPSDSFTSTISIIQRVLEAFRSPESYSTHVSSGRESDMKSSNVNFHELLRSLLAIKILDHSLIEVDSSDTKVEYPPIPRLDIYKVYYILCQKLILKYPTSSNSTSLQQKLIFGQSKLGKLIKLVYPNLVSKRLGRRGESRYNYLGVRWNQDVVDKEITKLCESELFEIAEMFKVSKKTSGSAQSRSSRHQRTLEARSTKKRYSTDSLRPENLEVKAQGTFVEPHHFFPKGAFTSKAYLDEKLNENIEKNWFAATLKLSSDALLSLGVSSAEINGLIFDEGSSSDTDDHLLRGVIDTLIPKLLGSPDQPRIYLHLYMVISLNVFPHLLSLRKPLHTDSIKRLFSRVTYLIQNMETEMVSVAGEKMRQQDIRNFLGILSRMIHLNKLLAAFFKADLQAYILMEMQEDIVRILNEGSKDGPNETHRLISEACISVTLACRYKPQFRGVPVRENIREFLSESCHIMEKMVSEDLAQFVSNIMESGVPSTREDSHDALKFRFLLATLKLVDEGILNENMKSRFPAQVIRGFYSRVTIQILQFTYRAHASMLGGRTLSPANPTFRLWYVLESFIQEYLDVLAELNSLHLKTIE